tgatgaggacgggttgttgttgatgaagacgggttgttgttgatgaggacgggttgttgttgacgcGGACGGGTCgctgttgatgaagacgggttgtttttgatgaagacgggttgatgttgatgaagacgggttgtagttgatgaggacgggtttttTTCGATGAAgatgggttgttgttgatgaagacgggttgttgttgatgaagacgggttgtttttgatgaggacgggttgttgttgatgaagacgggttgtttttgatgaagacgggttgttgttgatgaggaggggttgttgttgatgaggacgggttgttgttgatgaggacgggttgttgttgttgacgacaggttgttgttgatgaagacgggttgttgttgatgaggatgggttgttgttgatgaggacgggtcgttgttgatgatgacgggctcATGTTGATGaaaacgggttgttgttgatgagaacggcctcatgttgatgaggacgggttgttgttgatgaggacgggctcatGTTGATTAGTATGGGTtgtagttgatgaggacgggttgttgttgatgaggacgggctcatGTGGATTAGTACGGGTtgtagttgatgaggacgggttgttgttgatgatgacgggttgttgttgataaaGACGGGTTGTTCTTGATGagaacgggttgttgttgatgaagacgggttgttgttgatgaggacgggttgttgttgatgaggacaggttgttgttgatgaagacgggttgttgttgatgatgacgggttgttgttgatacgGATggattgttgttgatgatgacgggttgttgttggTGAGTACGGGCtcctgttgatgaggacgggttgttgttgatgaagacgggttcTTGTTGCTgaagacgggttgttgttgacgacaacgggttgttgttgatgatgacgggttgttgttgttgaggacgggttgtagttgatgaggacgggctcatgttgatgaggacgggatgtTGTTGATGAagtcgggttgttgttgatgagcacgggttgttgttgatgaagacgggttgttgttgatgaggacggggtgtTGTTGAAGAGgactggttgttgttgatgaggacgggttgttgttaatgaggacgggttgttgttgatgaggacgggttgttgttgatgaagacgggttgtttttgatgaagacgggttgttgttgatgaggacgggttgttgttgatgaagacgggctcatgttgatgaggacgggttgttgttgatgagaacgggctcatgttgatgatgacgggttgttgttgatgatgacgggttgttgttgatgaggacgggctcatGTTGATTAGTACGGGTtgtagttgatgaggacgggttgttgttgatgatgacgggttgttgttgatgatgacgggttgttgttgatgaggacgggctcatgttgatgaggacgggttgttgttgatgagaacgggctcatgttgatgatgacgggttgttgttgatgaggatgggttgttgttgatgaagacgggttgttgttgatgatgacgggttgttgTTAATGTGGACGGGctcatgttgatgaggacgggttgttgttgatgcggatggattgttgttgatgatgacgggttgttgttgataaggacgggttgttgttgatgagtacGGGCTCCTGtaggtgaggacgggttgttgttgatgaagtcgcactgttgttgatgaggacgggttgttgttgatgaggacgggttgttgttgatgaggacgggttgttgttgatgaagacgggttgcTGTTGATaaagacgggttgttgttgatgaagacgggttgtttttgatgaagacgggttgttgttcatgaggacgggttgttgttgatgaagacgCACTGTTGTTGATGAGCacaggttgttgttgatgaggacgggttgttgttgatgaagacgggttgttgttgatgaggacgggttgttgttgatgaggacaggttgttgttgatgaggacgggttgttgttgatgaagacgggttgctgttgatgaagacgggttgctgttgatgaggacgggttgttgttgatgaggacgggttgttgtttatgaagacgggttgttgttgatgaagacgggttgtttttgatgaggacgggttgttgttgatgaagacgggttgtttttgatgaagacgggttgttgttgatgaggacgggttgttgttgatgaggacgggttgttgttgatgatgacgggttggtgttgatgatgacgggttgttgttgatgaggacgggttgttgttgatgaggacaggttgttgttgatgaggaggggttgttgttgatgaggacgggttgttgttgttgacgacaggttgttgttgatgaagacgggttgttgttgatgaggacgggttgttgttgatgaggacgggtcgttgttgatgatgacgggctcATGTTGATGaaaacgggttgttgttgatgaggacgggctcatGTTGATTAGTACGGGTtgtagttgatgaggacgggttgttgttgatgaggacgggctcatGTGGATTAGTACGGGTtgtagttgatgaggacgggttgttgttgatgatgacgggttgttgttgataaaGACGGGTTGTTCTTGATGagaacgggttgttgttgatgaagacgggttgttgttgatgaagacgggttgttgttgatgaggacgggttgttgttgatgaagacgggttgttgttgatgatgacgggttggtgttgatgatgacgggttgttgTTCATGGGGATggattgttgttgatgatgacgggttgttgttggTGAGTACGGGCtcctgttgatgaggacgggttgttgttgatgaacaTGGGTTCTTGTTGCTGAAGACGGGATGTTGTTGACGacaacgggttgttgttgatgaggacgggctcctgttgatgaggacgggctcttgTTGATGAGGTCGGGttcttgttgatgaggacgggttgttgttgatgaggacgggttgttgttgatgaggacgggttgttgttgatgacgacgggttgttgttgatgatgacgggttgttgttgttgaggacgggttgtagttgatgaggacgggctcatgttgatgaggacgggatgtTGTTGATGAagtcgggttgttgttgatgagcacgggttgttgttgatgaagacgggttgttgttgatgaggacgggttgttgttgatgaagacgggttgttgttgatgatgacgggttgttgttgatgaggacgggctcatgttgatgaggacgggttgttgttgatgagaacgggctcatgttgatgatgacgggttgttgttgatgcggatggattgttgttgatgatgacgggttgttgttgataagGACGGGTTGTTGTTAATGAGTACGGGCTCCTGTAGGTGAGGACGGGTAGTTGTTGATGAAGTCGCACTGTTGttgctgaggacgggttgttgttgatgaggacgggttgttgttgttgaggacgggttgttgttgatgaagacgggttgcTGTTGATGAAGacaggttgttgttgatgaagacgggttgtttttgatgaagacgggttgttgttgatgaggacgagttgttgttgatgatgacgcACTGTTGTTGATGAGCacaggttgttgttgatgaggacgggttgttgttgatgaggccgggttgttgttgatgaggacgggttcttgttgatgaggacaggttgttgttgatgaggacgggttgttgatgatgaagacgggttgctgttgatgaggacgggttgttgttgatgaggacggttgttgttgatgaagacgggttgtttttgatgaagacgggttgttgttgatgaagacgggttgtttttgatgaagacgggttgttgttgatgaggacgggttgttgttgatgaagacgCACTGTTGTTGATGAGCacaggttgttgttgatgaggacgggttgttgttgatgaggatgggttgttgttgatgaggacgggttgttgttgatgaggacaggttgttgttgatgaggacgggttgttgttgatgaagacgggttgctgttgatgaggacgggttgttgtagaTGAAGACGGGTTGTTTTTTATgaagacgggttgttgttgatggagtcgggttgttgttgatgaggacgggttgttgttgatgaagacgggttgttgttgatgaggacgggttgttgttgatgatgacgggttgttgttgatgaggacgggttgttgttgttgaggacgggttgttgttgatgaggacgggttgatgttgatgaggacgggttgttgttgttgaggacGTGtggttgttgatgatgacggttTGTTGTTGTTAAGGACGGGTTGTTTTTGATgaagacgggttgttgttgatgaggacgggttgttgttgatgaggacgggttgttgttgatgaggacgggttgttgttgatgaggacgggttgttgttgatgaagacgggttgttgttgatgaagacgggttgtttttgatgaagacgggttgatgttgatgaagacgggttgtttttgataaggacgggttgttgttgatgaggacgggttgttgttgatgaggacaggttgttgttgatgaggacgggttgttgttgatgaggacgggttgttgttgatgacgaTGGGATGTTGTTGATGAagtcgggttgttgttgatgaggacgggttgttgttgatgaggacgggttgttgttgataaaGACGAGctcatgttgatgaggacgggttgttgttgatgagaacgggctcatgttgatgatgacgggttgttgttgatgatgacgggttgttgttgatgaggacgggctcatGTTGATTAGTACGGGTtgtagttgatgaggacgggttgttgttgatgatgacgggttgttgttgattttgacgcgttgttgttgatgagaacgggctcatgttgatgatgacgggttgttgttgatgaggatgggttgttgttgatgaagacgggttgttgttgatgatgacgggttaTTGTTATTGTGGACGGGctcatgttgatgaggacgggttgttcttgATGCGgatgggttgttgttgatgatgacgggttgttgttgataaggacgggttgttgttgatgagtacgggctcctgttgatgaggacgggttgttgttgatgaagacgcactgttgttgatgaggatgggttgttgttgatgaggacgggttgttgttgatgaggacgggttgttgttgatgaagacgtgttgctgttgatgaagacgggttgctgttgatgaggacgggttgttgttgatgaagacgggttgtttttgatgaagacgggttgttgttgatgaagacgggttgtttttgatgaagacgggttgttgttgatgaggacgggttgttgttgatgaggacgggttgttgttgatgaggacattttgttgttgatgaggacgggttgatgttgatgaggacgggttgttgttgatgaggacggattgttgttgatgaggacaagttgttgttgatgaggacgggttgttgttgatgaggacgggttgttgttgatgaggacattttgttgttgatgaggacaagttgttgttgatgaggacgggttgttgttgatgaggacgggttgttgttgatgaggacattttgttgttgatgatgacgggttgttgttgatgaggacgggttgttcttgATGCGGATggattgttgttgatgatgacgggttgttgttgatgaggacgggttgttgttgatgaggacgggttgttgttgatgaggacgggcacatgttgatgaagacgggttgttgttgatgaagacgggttgttgttgatgaggacgggttgttgttgatgaagacgggttgttgttgatgaggacgggtagttgttgatgatgacgggttgttgttgatgaagacgggttgttgttgatgaagacgggttgttgttgatgatgacgggctgttgttgatgaggacgggctgttgttgatgaggacgggctgctgttgatgagaacgggttgttgttgatgaagacgggttgttgttgatgaggacgggttgttgttgatgaagatgggttgttgttgatgaggacgggttgttgttgatgaagatgggttgttgttgatgaagacgggttgcttttgatgatgacgggttgttgttgatgaggacgggttgttgttgatgaagacaggttgctgttgatgaggacgggttgttgttgatgatgacgggttgttgttgatgaggacgggttgttgttgatgatgacgggtttttgttgatgaggacgggttgttgttgatgaagacgggttgctgttgatgaggacggtttgttgttgatgaggacgggttgttgttgatgaagacgggttgctgttgatgaggacggtttgttgttgatgaggacgggttgttgttgatgaggacgggttgttgttgatgaagacgggttgttgttgatgaagacgggttgctgttgatgaggacggtttgttgttgatgaggacgggttgttgttgatgaagacgggttgctgttgatgaggacggtttgttgttgatgaggacggtttgttgttgatgaggacgggttgttgttgatgaagacgggttgttgttgatgatgacgggttgttgttgatgatgacgggttgttgttgatgatgacgggttgttgttgatgaggacgggttgttgttgatgatgacgggttgttgttgatgatgacgggttgttgttgatgaggacgggttgttgttgatgatgacgggttgttgttgatgatgacaggttgttgttgatgatgacgggttgttgttgatgaggacgggtttttgttgatgaggacctgttgttgttgatgaagacgggttgctgttgatgaggacggtttgttgttgatgaggacgggttgttgttgatgaggacggtttgttgttgatgaggacgggttgttgttatTGTAGACGGGTtgttgttaatgaggacgggttgttgttattgtagacgggttgttgttgatgatgacgggttgttgttgatgatgacgggttgttgttgatgatgacgggttgttgttgatgatgacgggttgttgttgatgaggacgggttgttgttgatgaggacattttgttgttgatgatgacgggttgttgttgatgaggacgggttgttcttgATGCGGATggattgttgttgatgatgacgggttgttgttgatgaggacgggttgttgttgatgaggacgggttgttgttgatgaggacgggcacatgttgatgaagacgggttgttgttgatgaagacgggttgttgttgatgaggacgggttgttgttgatgaagacgggttgttgttgatgaggacgggtagttgttgatgatgacgggttgttgttgatgaagacgggttgttgttgatgaagacgggttgttgttgatgatgacgggctgttgttgatgaggacgggctgttgttgatgaggacgggctgctgttgatgagaacgggttgttgttgatgaagacgggttgttgttgatgaggacgggttgttgttgatgaagatgggttgttgttgatgaggacgggttgttgttgatgaagatgggttgttgttgatgaagacgggttgcttttgatgatgacgggttgttgttgatgaggacgggttgttgttgatgaagacaggttgctgttgatgaggacgggttgttgttgatgatgacgggttgttgttgatgaggacgggttgttgttgatgatgacgggtttttgttgatgaggacgggttgttgttgatgaagacgggttgctgttgatgaggacggtttgttgttgatgaggacgggttgttgttgatgaagacgggttgctgttgatgaggacggtttgttgttgatgaggacgggttgttgttgatgaggacgggttgttgttgatgaagacgggttgttgttgatgaagacgggttgctgttgatgaggacggtttgttgttgatgaggacgggttgttgttgatgaagacgggttgctgttgatgaggacggtttgttgttgatgaggacggtttgttgttgatgaggacgggttgttgttgatgaagacgggttgttgttgatgatgacgggttgttgttgatgatgacgggttgttgttgatgatgacgggttgttgttgatgaggacgggttgttgttgatgatgacgggttgttgttgatgatgacgggttgttgttgatgaggacgggttgttgttgatgatgacgggttgttgttgatgatgacaggttgttgttgatgatgacgggttgttgttgatgaggacgggtttttgttgatgaggacctgttgttgttgatgaagacgggttgctgttgatgaggacggtttgttgttgatgaggacgggttgatgttgatgaggacggtttgttgttgatgaggacgggttgttgttatTGTAGACGGGTtgttgttaatgaggacgggttgttgttattgtagacgggttgttgttgatgatgacgggttgttgttgatgatgacgggttgttgttgatgatgacgggttgttgttgatgatgacgggttgtttttgatgatgacgggttgttgTAGATGATGacaggttgttgttgatgaagacgggttgtTGTAGATGATGacaggttgttgttgatgaggacgggttgttgttgatgatgacgggttgttgttaatgaggacgggttgttgttatTGTAGACGGGTTTTTGTGTAtgatgacgggttgttgttgatgatgacgggttgttgttgatgatgacgggttgttgttgatgatgacgggttgttgttgattttgacgcgttgttgttgatgagaacgggctcatgttgatgatgacgggttgttgttgatgaggatgggttgttgttgatgaagacgggttgttgttgatgatgacgggttaTTGTTATTGTGGACGGGctcatgttgatgaggacgggttgttcttgATGCGgatgggttgttgttgatgatgacgggttgttgttgataaggacgggttgttgttgatgagtacgggctcctgttgatgaggacgggttgttgttgatgaagacgcactgttgttgatgaggatgggttgttgttgatgaggacgggttgttgttgatgatggcgggttgttgttgatgaagacgtgttgctgttgatgaagacgggttgctgttgatgaggacgggttgttgttgatgaagacgggttgtttttgatgaagacgggttgttgttgatgaagacgggttgtttttgatgaagacgggttgttgttgatgaggacgggttgttgt
Above is a window of Procambarus clarkii isolate CNS0578487 chromosome 11, FALCON_Pclarkii_2.0, whole genome shotgun sequence DNA encoding:
- the LOC138363759 gene encoding probable serine/threonine-protein kinase mkcB, producing the protein MSPSSSTTTRPQQQQPVIINNNPLSSTTTRLQQQEPVFINNNPSSSTGARTHQQQPVIINNNPSVSTTTRHHQQQPVFINNNLSSSTTTRPHQQQPVFINNNPFSSRTTRLYQQQPVIINNNPSSSTTTRTNPHEPVLINNNPSSSTTTHTNQHEPVLINNNPSSST